A single genomic interval of Pyrus communis chromosome 7, drPyrComm1.1, whole genome shotgun sequence harbors:
- the LOC137740377 gene encoding triacylglycerol lipase 2-like: MENPSTIILVVALLWVSVVAATRTKLQSIENVDGGICKSMLETQGYTCQEHKVTTEDGYIIGLQRIPKGRSGDETPNKKPVLLQHGLLMDASAWLLNPPDQALAFILADNGFDVWLANTRATKSSRGHTSLTPNDPAYWDWSWDELAAYDLPALFKYVNNQTGQNLHYVGHSLGTLTALAAFSQEKLLNLLRSAALLTPIAYLGQMSSLFIRILMDLFLSEKLKLLGMHEVPNGETQELVEFICKTPGVDCSDLLATITGPNCCLSSASKAALFKNFPQSTATKNMIHLSQMVRMGTLEMYNYGNEDTNMEHYKQPTPPVYNMANIPKDVPLFISYGGRDALSDVNDMGLLLDNLKDHDKDKLVVEYIEDYAHMDFIMSVNANQLVYDPLLAFFKLH, encoded by the exons ATGGAAAATCCTTCGACCATTATACTTGTTGTGGCTCTACTTTGGGTTTCAGTAGTTGCAGCAACAAGAACTAAGCTGCAATCCATCGAAAATGTCGATGGCGGCATTTGCAAATCAATGTTGGAGACACAGGGCTATACTTGCCAAGAACATAAA GTAACAACTGAAGACGGTTACATCATCGGCTTGCAGAGAATTCCAAAGGGACGGTCTGGTGACGAAACACCAAACAAGAAGCCTGTTCTGTTACAACATGGCCTCTTAATG GATGCTTCAGCATGGCTACTCAATCCGCCGGATCAAGCTTTGGCATTTATCTTGGCAGACAATGGGTTTGATGTATGGCTTGCTAACACTCGCGCAACAAAATCTAGTCGCGGACACACATCACTTACTCCTAATGATCCG GCTTACTGGGACTGGTCATGGGATGAATTAGCTGCTTATGATCTTCCGGCTTTATTCAAGTATGTGAACAATCAAACAGGACAGAATTTACACTATGTTGGGCATTCCTTG GGAACTCTGACTGCCCTCGCTGCTTTCTCCCAAGAAAAACTGTTAAACTTGCTCAGATCGGCTGCTTTGCTTACCCCAATCGCTTACCTGGGTCAGATGTCCTCGCTGTTTATAAGGATTCTTATGGACTTATTTTTATCAGAA AAACTAAAATTGTTGGGCATGCATGAAGTTCCAAACGG TGAGACACAAGAACTTGTGGAGTTTATCTGCAAAACACCAGGCGTCGACTGCTCCGACTTATTGGCTACTATAACAG GCCCAAATTGCTGCCTCAGTTCTGCAAGCAAGGCTGCTTTATTTAAGAATTTTCCCCAGTCTACGGCAACAAAGAACATGATACATCTGTCTCAGA TGGTCAGGATGGGAACCCTAGAAATGTACAATTATGGTAACGAAGACACGAACATGGAACATTACAAGCAGCCTACTCCTCCTGTGTACAACATGGCAAACATTCCGAAAGACGTTCCTCTTTTCATCAGCTACGGGGGGAGAGATGCGCTTTCTGACGTTAATGACATGGGGCTTCTGCTTGACAACCTCAAAGATCATGACAAGGACAAGCTTGTGGTAGAGTACATAGAGGATTATGCTCATATGGATTTTATTATGAGCGTGAATGCCAATCAACTTGTGTATGATCCTCTACTGGCCTTCTTCAAGCTCCATTAA
- the LOC137739512 gene encoding protein disulfide isomerase-like 2-3 — translation MRENQFRAVPIIFFLFFFVFNVCDALYGPSSPVLQLTPSNFKSKVLDSNRVVLVEFFAPWCGHCQALTPIWEKAATVLKGVATVAALDADAHKSLAQEYGIRGFPTIKVFVPGKPPVDYQGARDVKPVAEFALQQIKALLKDRLSGKTTGGSSEKSEPSASVELNSQNFNELVLKSKELWIVEFFAPWCGHCKKLAPEWKKAAKNLQGKAKLGHVDCDAEKSLMSKFNVQGFPTILVFGADKESPLPYEGARSASAIESFALEQLETNVAPPEVTELTGPDAMEEKCGSAAICFVAFLPDILDSKAEGRNKYIQQLLSVAEKFKRSPYSYVWAAAGKQPDLENRVGVGGYGYPALVALNAKKGAYAPLKSAFEVDQITEFVREAGRGGKGNLPLEGTPSIVKIEPWDGKDGQILEEDEFSLEELMGEDTTNKDEL, via the exons atgagagagaaccAATTTCGAGCAgtcccaatcatcttcttcCTGTTTTTCTTCGTCTTCAATGTCTGTGATGCACTGTACGGACCTTCATCGCCAGTTCTTCAGCTAACTCCTTCCAACTTCAAGTCCAAG GTTCTGGACTCGAACAGAGTTGTTCTGGTTGAATTCTTTGCACCGTGGTGTGGGCATTGTCAGGCTCTAACACCGATATGGGAGAAGGCGGCTACTGTCTTAAAGGGTGTGGCTACCGTGGCAGCTCTTGATGCTGATGCGCACAAGTCCCTCGCTCAG GAATACGGGATCAGAGGATTTCCAACAATAAAGGTGTTTGTACCTGGAAAGCCTCCAGTTGACTATCAGGGAGCAAGGGATGTGAAACCCGTTGCAGAATTTGCACTCCAACAG ATAAAGGCGCTGTTGAAAGACCGTTTAAGTGGAAAGACAACGGGAGGATCAAGTGAAAAATCTGAACCTAGTGCTTCGGTAGAATTAAACTCCCAGAATTTTAATGAACTGGTGCTTAAAAGTAAAGAACTTTGGATTGTCGAGTTCTTTGCACCTTG GTGCGGGCACTGCAAAAAATTGGCACCTGAGTGGAAGAAGGCCGCTAAAAACTTACAAGGGAAGGCGAAGTTGGGACATGTTGATTGTGATGCAGAGAAG TCTCTGATGAGCAAGTTCAACGTTCAAGGATTTCCAACCATATTGGTATTTGGAGCTGACAAAGAGAGCCCACTCCCCTATGAGGGTGCGAGGAGTGCTTCAGCCATTGAATCATTTGCTCTTGAACAATTGGAAACAAACGTTGCACCTCCTGAAGTGACGGAGCTAACTGGCCCT GATGCCATGGAAGAGAAATGTGGTTCAGCTGCGATCTGTTTTGTGGCTTTCCTACCCGATATCTTGGACTCCAAGGCAGAAGGGAGGAACAAGTACATTCAGCAGTTACTATCCGTTGCAGAGAAGTTTAAGAGAAGTCCCTACAG CTATGTCTGGGCAGCAGCCGGTAAGCAGCCAGACCTCGAGAACCGAGTAGGTGTCGGAGGTTACGGATATCCAGCATTGGTGGCCTTAAATGCGAAAAAGGGAGCTTATGCACCACTTAAGAGTGCATTCGAGGTTGATCAGATTAC AGAATTTGTGAGGGAAGCCGGGCGTGGAGGAAAGGGAAACTTGCCTCTGGAGGGCACCCCGAGCATTGTGAAGATCGAACCCTGGGATGGTAAAGACGGACAGATTCTTGAAGAGGACGAGTTCTCCCTTGAAGAACTGATGGGAGAAGACACTACGAACAAGGACGAGTTGTGA
- the LOC137740000 gene encoding centromere/kinetochore protein zw10 homolog isoform X1, which translates to MDALFDSINVRELLSAQDLSDPTTPLSAPDLRLLIQRLDSHSLQIKSKIQSYLLSHHQDFANLFSVCNDAVTRSNQISDDVVQLLSSISDRPIEAEIGQVIKKMSATTKEAREKKALLELVRAILAISEKLKGAREGLRNGRLRFAAEELRELKKALRISDDDRVDEREPVVYSLLRKEWSECFEEIQEVLVRFIGNAVWFERELNRIRVKYVLNIDGNDGIELRTVLEALDVVGILDYGLAKVADLMIKHVISPGLNFGAPVSFVAEVNQDSKVLTEAKLNIVPSNDPKIEKMDGETIYSGIIQVIKFISNYICLQDESCIRCFGRLTWPRISELIISKFLSKVVPEDASKLTDFLKIISCTSEFETALREMKFISTSDNKDNQLSNFAENVEVHFASRKKTEILAKARNLLLQCDFSTLHEYPRNNKNDRDAAKSPELVDLLFLSGRCVVSKAAIELMKLVHQTLQDVCVSSPRVALEFYGAARDALLLYEVVVPVKLERQLDGINQVAVLMHNDCFYLSQEILGLAFEYRSDFPSSIKEHAMFVDMAPRFHLMAEEILQRQIQHVIRSLREALDGADGFQNTHERQQFQSANLSIDQVVFILDKVRLIWEPILLPSTYKRSICVVLESVFSRVTKDILLLDDMAAEETLQLQSLIHLMLESLISLLESLAAIQVEKSQEGIACTIDDFIPSLYKIRKLAELLDMPLKSITAAWESGELRSCGFTSSEVEDFIKAIFADSPLRKECLARIKGDW; encoded by the exons ATGGACGCCCTGTTCGACTCGATCAACGTTCGAGAGCTCCTGTCGGCGCAGGACCTCAGCGACCCCACGACCCCTCTGTCCGCACCGGATCTCCGCCTCCTCATCCAACGCCTCGACTCCCACTCGCTCCAAATcaagtccaaaatccaatctTACCTCCTCTCTCACCACCAGGATTTCGCCAACCTCTTCTCCGTCTGCAACGACGCCGTTACGCGCTCCAATCAAATCTCCGACGACGTCGTTCAGCTTCTGAGTTCGATTTCCGACCGCCCGATCGAGGCGGAGATCGGGCAGGTTATTAAGAAGATGAGCGCCACGACGAAAGAGGCGAGGGAGAAGAAGGCATTGTTGGAGTTGGTGAGGGCAATTCTGGCAATAAGCGAAAAGTTGAAGGGCGCGAGAGAGGGGTTGAGGAATGGACGGCTGAGATTCGCCGCCGAAGAACTGAGGGAGCTGAAGAAAGCTCTTAGGATTTCTGATGATGATCGTGTCGATGAGAGAGAGCCCGTGGTTTACAGCTTGCTGAGGAAGGAGTGGTCAGAATGCTTTGAGGAG ATTCAAGAAGTGCTTGTGAGGTTCATCGGAAATGCGGTGTGGTTTGAGCGGGAATTGAATAGAATCCGTGTCAAGTACGTACTAAACATTGATGGAAACGATGGGATTGAGCTCCGCACAGTTTTGGAAGCTTTGGAT GTGGTTGGAATTTTGGATTATGGTCTTGCTAAAGTAGCTGACTTGATGATCAAGCATGTCATCTCCCCGGGTCTAAATTTTGGAGCTCCTGTCTCCTTTGTAGCTGAAGTAAATCAAGACTCTAAAGTACTGACTGAGGCGAAACTGAACATTGTGCCATCAAATGATCCTAAG ATTGaaaaaatggatggtgagaCTATCTATTCAGGGATTATTCAGGTTATCAAGTTTATTAGCAACTATATCTGCCTTCAAGATGAATCTTGTATTCGATGCTTTGGGAGATTGACATGGCCAAGGATTTCAGAGTTAattatttctaaatttctttCGAAG GTTGTTCCTGAAGATGCTTCAAAACTTACTGACTTTTTGAAGATCATTAGTTGTACTTCCGAATTTGAGACTGCTTTAAGGGAAATGAAGTTTATTTCAACATCTGATAACAAAGATAACCAGTTGAGCAATTTTGCTGAAAATGTCGAGGTTCACTTTGCATCCAGGAAGAAGACAGAGATCTTGGCAAAAGCCAGAAATCTGCTTCTACAATGTGATTTTTCTACTCTTCAT GAGTATCCAAGGAATAACAAGAATGATCGGGATGCTGCCAAATCTCCAGAGCTTGTTGACTTGCTATTCCTGTCGGGGAGGTGTGTGGTGTCCAAAGCAGCAATTGAACTAATGAAGCTAGTGCACCAGACACTTCAG GATGTTTGCGTATCATCCCCCAGAGTTGCTTTGGAGTTCTATGGGGCTGCTAGGGATGCCCTACTTCTATATGAAGTTGTGGTTCCTGTCAAG CTAGAAAGGCAGCTTGATGGAATCAACCAGGTTGCTGTTCTTATGCACAATGATTGCTTTTATCTATCTCAGGAGATACTTGGGCTTGCTTTCGAG TATCGCTCAGACTTTCCAAGTTCAATCAAAGAACATGCTATGTTTGTTGATATGGCTCCAAGATTCCATCTTATGGCAGAGGAAATACTGCAGAGACAAATTCAACATGTTATTCGTAGTTTGAGAGAG GCTCTAGATGGCGCTGATGGATTTCAGAATACCCATGAAAGGCAACAATTTCAATCTGCAAATTTGAGTATAGATCAG GTTGTTTTTATTCTGGACAAAGTACGTCTGATATGGGAGCCAATCTTGTTGCCTTCAACTTACAAGAGAAGCATTTGTGTTGTGCTTGAATCGGTTTTTTCTAGAGTGACAAAAGACATACTCCTTTTAGATGATATGGCAGCAGAAGAAACATTACAG CTTCAAAGTCTGATTCATTTGATGCTGGAAAGCCTAATTTCTTTGCTGGAGTCCCTTGCTGCCATCCAAGTAGAGAAGTCACAAGAGGGCATTGCTTGCACCATTGATGATTTCATACCTTCGTTATATAAAATTCGTAAATTGGCAG AATTATTAGATATGCCCTTAAAATCCATTACAGCAGCTTGGGAAAGTGGAGAGTTGCGCAGTTGTGGTTTTACGTCGTCAGAG GTAGAAGATTTTATCAAGGCGATATTTGCAGATTCACCTTTGAGAAAAGAATGCTTAGCGAGGATAAAAGGCGACTGGTAA
- the LOC137740000 gene encoding centromere/kinetochore protein zw10 homolog isoform X2 yields MDALFDSINVRELLSAQDLSDPTTPLSAPDLRLLIQRLDSHSLQIKSKIQSYLLSHHQDFANLFSVCNDAVTRSNQISDDVVQLLSSISDRPIEAEIGQVIKKMSATTKEAREKKALLELVRAILAISEKLKGAREGLRNGRLRFAAEELRELKKALRISDDDRVDEREPVVYSLLRKEWSECFEEIQEVLVRFIGNAVWFERELNRIRVKYVLNIDGNDGIELRTVLEALDVVGILDYGLAKVADLMIKHVISPGLNFGAPVSFVAEVNQDSKVLTEAKLNIVPSNDPKIEKMDGETIYSGIIQVIKFISNYICLQDESCIRCFGRLTWPRISELIISKFLSKVVPEDASKLTDFLKIISCTSEFETALREMKFISTSDNKDNQLSNFAENVEVHFASRKKTEILAKARNLLLQCDFSTLHYPRNNKNDRDAAKSPELVDLLFLSGRCVVSKAAIELMKLVHQTLQDVCVSSPRVALEFYGAARDALLLYEVVVPVKLERQLDGINQVAVLMHNDCFYLSQEILGLAFEYRSDFPSSIKEHAMFVDMAPRFHLMAEEILQRQIQHVIRSLREALDGADGFQNTHERQQFQSANLSIDQVVFILDKVRLIWEPILLPSTYKRSICVVLESVFSRVTKDILLLDDMAAEETLQLQSLIHLMLESLISLLESLAAIQVEKSQEGIACTIDDFIPSLYKIRKLAELLDMPLKSITAAWESGELRSCGFTSSEVEDFIKAIFADSPLRKECLARIKGDW; encoded by the exons ATGGACGCCCTGTTCGACTCGATCAACGTTCGAGAGCTCCTGTCGGCGCAGGACCTCAGCGACCCCACGACCCCTCTGTCCGCACCGGATCTCCGCCTCCTCATCCAACGCCTCGACTCCCACTCGCTCCAAATcaagtccaaaatccaatctTACCTCCTCTCTCACCACCAGGATTTCGCCAACCTCTTCTCCGTCTGCAACGACGCCGTTACGCGCTCCAATCAAATCTCCGACGACGTCGTTCAGCTTCTGAGTTCGATTTCCGACCGCCCGATCGAGGCGGAGATCGGGCAGGTTATTAAGAAGATGAGCGCCACGACGAAAGAGGCGAGGGAGAAGAAGGCATTGTTGGAGTTGGTGAGGGCAATTCTGGCAATAAGCGAAAAGTTGAAGGGCGCGAGAGAGGGGTTGAGGAATGGACGGCTGAGATTCGCCGCCGAAGAACTGAGGGAGCTGAAGAAAGCTCTTAGGATTTCTGATGATGATCGTGTCGATGAGAGAGAGCCCGTGGTTTACAGCTTGCTGAGGAAGGAGTGGTCAGAATGCTTTGAGGAG ATTCAAGAAGTGCTTGTGAGGTTCATCGGAAATGCGGTGTGGTTTGAGCGGGAATTGAATAGAATCCGTGTCAAGTACGTACTAAACATTGATGGAAACGATGGGATTGAGCTCCGCACAGTTTTGGAAGCTTTGGAT GTGGTTGGAATTTTGGATTATGGTCTTGCTAAAGTAGCTGACTTGATGATCAAGCATGTCATCTCCCCGGGTCTAAATTTTGGAGCTCCTGTCTCCTTTGTAGCTGAAGTAAATCAAGACTCTAAAGTACTGACTGAGGCGAAACTGAACATTGTGCCATCAAATGATCCTAAG ATTGaaaaaatggatggtgagaCTATCTATTCAGGGATTATTCAGGTTATCAAGTTTATTAGCAACTATATCTGCCTTCAAGATGAATCTTGTATTCGATGCTTTGGGAGATTGACATGGCCAAGGATTTCAGAGTTAattatttctaaatttctttCGAAG GTTGTTCCTGAAGATGCTTCAAAACTTACTGACTTTTTGAAGATCATTAGTTGTACTTCCGAATTTGAGACTGCTTTAAGGGAAATGAAGTTTATTTCAACATCTGATAACAAAGATAACCAGTTGAGCAATTTTGCTGAAAATGTCGAGGTTCACTTTGCATCCAGGAAGAAGACAGAGATCTTGGCAAAAGCCAGAAATCTGCTTCTACAATGTGATTTTTCTACTCTTCAT TATCCAAGGAATAACAAGAATGATCGGGATGCTGCCAAATCTCCAGAGCTTGTTGACTTGCTATTCCTGTCGGGGAGGTGTGTGGTGTCCAAAGCAGCAATTGAACTAATGAAGCTAGTGCACCAGACACTTCAG GATGTTTGCGTATCATCCCCCAGAGTTGCTTTGGAGTTCTATGGGGCTGCTAGGGATGCCCTACTTCTATATGAAGTTGTGGTTCCTGTCAAG CTAGAAAGGCAGCTTGATGGAATCAACCAGGTTGCTGTTCTTATGCACAATGATTGCTTTTATCTATCTCAGGAGATACTTGGGCTTGCTTTCGAG TATCGCTCAGACTTTCCAAGTTCAATCAAAGAACATGCTATGTTTGTTGATATGGCTCCAAGATTCCATCTTATGGCAGAGGAAATACTGCAGAGACAAATTCAACATGTTATTCGTAGTTTGAGAGAG GCTCTAGATGGCGCTGATGGATTTCAGAATACCCATGAAAGGCAACAATTTCAATCTGCAAATTTGAGTATAGATCAG GTTGTTTTTATTCTGGACAAAGTACGTCTGATATGGGAGCCAATCTTGTTGCCTTCAACTTACAAGAGAAGCATTTGTGTTGTGCTTGAATCGGTTTTTTCTAGAGTGACAAAAGACATACTCCTTTTAGATGATATGGCAGCAGAAGAAACATTACAG CTTCAAAGTCTGATTCATTTGATGCTGGAAAGCCTAATTTCTTTGCTGGAGTCCCTTGCTGCCATCCAAGTAGAGAAGTCACAAGAGGGCATTGCTTGCACCATTGATGATTTCATACCTTCGTTATATAAAATTCGTAAATTGGCAG AATTATTAGATATGCCCTTAAAATCCATTACAGCAGCTTGGGAAAGTGGAGAGTTGCGCAGTTGTGGTTTTACGTCGTCAGAG GTAGAAGATTTTATCAAGGCGATATTTGCAGATTCACCTTTGAGAAAAGAATGCTTAGCGAGGATAAAAGGCGACTGGTAA
- the LOC137738705 gene encoding uncharacterized protein, with protein sequence MKKLYNKKGKIHPSPSPPSVADPLTLLPATILALAISLSAEDQEVLAYLISCTNNNSSGGCATNQIGPTTKSNPAPATRPPQVISMPCIKPHNPNADKTYGDHKAHQKCDCFRCYTSFWARWDASPNRQLIHEIIEAYEERLVEKKRLRNSKVKKERRKTNKGSGGHLGSGESGHGDKKEVEVGPQMVDAGVVVGEVMRAGESGDEGCEVGAERGTIRRLVSFIGDKIWGVWN encoded by the coding sequence ATGAAGAAGCTCTACAACAAGAAGGGCAAAATCCACCCGTCACCGTCGCCGCCCTCCGTAGCCGACCCTCTGACCCTTCTTCCGGCAACCATCCTCGCCTTGGCCATATCCCTTTCCGCCGAAGACCAAGAGGTCTTGGCCTATCTCATCTCctgcaccaacaacaactccTCAGGCGGTTGTGCGACGAACCAGATTGGGCCCACTACTAAGTCCAATCCTGCACCGGCGACAAGACCGCCGCAGGTAATATCCATGCCTTGTATCAAGCCACACAATCCCAACGCGGACAAGACCTATGGCGACCACAAGGCCCACCAGAAGTGCGACTGCTTCAGGTGCTACACGAGTTTTTGGGCACGATGGGACGCCTCGCCGAACCGCCAGCTGATCCATGAAATCATTGAGGCTTACGAGGAGAGGTTGGTGGAGAAGAAGAGGTTAAGAAACTCAAAggtgaagaaagagagaaggaagaCTAACAAGGGCAGTGGTGGTCATTTGGGCTCTGGGGAATCAGGGCATGGGGACAAGAAGGAGGTGGAGGTAGGCCCACAAATGGTGGATGCTGGTGTTGTTGTTGGTGAAGTGATGAGAGCTGGTGAGTCTGGTGATGAAGGTTGTGAGGTTGGAGCGGAGAGGGGGACCATAAGGAGGCTGGTGAGTTTCATTGGGGACAAGATTTGGGGTGTTtggaattag
- the LOC137739980 gene encoding GDSL esterase/lipase At2g04570-like, with protein sequence MAYLHISCLLLAQCLLLLVTRIVANVPAVVVFGDSSVDAGNNNQISTVLKSNFQPYGRDFDGGMPTGRFSNGRVPTDFISKAFGLRSSVPAYLDPAYNISDFAVGVTFASAGTGYDTATSDVLSVIPLWKQLQYYKEFQNKLRLYMGGNKADQTIHEALHIMSLGTNDFLENYYTYPGRSNQYSIEQYQNFLIGIAGNFIKQLYGLGARKISLGGLPPMGCLPLERTTNIMGGNDCVSNYNNVALEFNDKLKTLTTNLNKQLPGIKLVFSNPYYIFLHMIRRPSLYGFEVSSVACCASGMFEMGYACNRNNLFTCTDASKYIFWDAFHPTEKANHIISDYVLKKVLAQFL encoded by the exons ATGGCATACCTGCACATTTCATGTCTTCTTCTAGCTCAATGCCTCCTACTACTAGTCACAAGAATTGTTGCCAATGTTCCGGCGGTCGTGGTGTTCGGGGACTCGTCGGTGGATGCTGGGAACAACAACCAGATTTCAACAGTTTTGAAGAGTAATTTCCAGCCCTATGGTCGTGACTTTGACGGTGGCATGCCAACTGGGAGGTTCTCCAATGGCAGAGTGCCTACGGACTTCATCTCCAAAGCTTTTGGACTTAGATCATCCGTACCTGCCTACTTGGATCCTGCTTATAACATATCAGATTTTGCAGTCGGGGTTACTTTCGCTTCTGCTGGCACTGGCTATGACACTGCAACTTCAGATGTGCTA TCAGTGATACCACTATGGAAGCAGTTGCAGTACTACAAAGAATTTCAGAACAAGTTGAGACTTTATATGGGAGGAAACAAAGCAGACCAAACCATCCATGAAGCTTTGCACATAATGAGCTTAGGAACCAATGACTTCCTTGAAAACTACTACACATACCCCGGCCGGTCGAATCAATACTCTATCGAACAATACCAAAATTTTCTCATTGGAATTGCAggaaatttcatcaaacaaCTCTACGGTCTCGGAGCTCGGAAAATATCCTTAGGAGGCCTACCTCCAATGGGGTGCTTGCCACTGGAGAGAACCACAAATATCATGGGTGGAAATGACTGCGTTTCAAATTACAACAATGTGGCATTAGAGTTCAATGACAAGCTGAAGACCTTGACTACAAATCTGAATAAACAACTTCCTGGGATCAAATTGGTTTTTTCAAACCCATATTACATTTTCCTGCACATGATAAGAAGGCCTTCTTTGTATG GATTCGAGGTGTCATCGGTGGCGTGTTGTGCCAGTGGAATGTTTGAAATGGGCTACGCATGCAATCGAAACAACTTGTTCACTTGCACAGACGCAAGCAAATACATTTTCTGGGATGCCTTTCATCCTACTGAAAAAGCAAACCATATAATCTCTGATTATGTGCTGAAAAAAGTACTTGCCCAGTTCCTTTGA